From a region of the Daphnia pulicaria isolate SC F1-1A chromosome 1, SC_F0-13Bv2, whole genome shotgun sequence genome:
- the LOC124320230 gene encoding uncharacterized protein LOC124320230 isoform X4 yields the protein MRLVNKIHNNNNAGHSGGGSDPSLLSINSCELDEAPFVSLRNQQPQAQPRPQQQSGKVLQKASGSNNNNNTATESDGRLDAADDGLLGMAAPLNHSAARHKIAIRPKRNHAPARPRQLPQLAEGPVEDDLAWTSHPSGEIDQQVQHVQPSVPERKNRIGRLLRSEPVSAGAFTKLRSVSLSRTEDSAIKEAPIYPAPSSADPSSSSSHPASTKPSAGSSSVKLARSKSSVEKKIQHEVAVFWRRTKEGKLFQKKETPDKEGPANADQGGSKGQQPQQLLEVPEAKRKDLRKIKRDKEEKRKRSDASANKEESSPPFLSRIFGSRRSSRRLRKKTPPPAAPPSPPPKSRTPSPAVPTEPVPVPRSAFRHEEEDDEEEMEIDWRIPHQPAYTYAPPPSRSAIPQTSRLVEKWAETDFHAVRAPMASPKASRMEECLKMSPTPTRHHRIHIAGLSPYQRRVARIGNGLEISDDEWDKEPAISPTRSYHFRPEDKDPERRSGLSLNLENSMKSLPVNINQEFTLKKASPTGCQVPPPLSPIAGENLRRSFEILKYSNEGLKKTIHSFSPKRMSQSSDQLHLSDGSAGQRESSGSLSNSTSSLNISDADDTAETNGSLISLSAQSTGEKDVRDDILIVDDHKETIHHQVVDWTESKPAEQEDQLGPELLCNEESIVVANTLADSSSSHPDIIPESAGAQPSRKTSVTHHNNITAGSNVYETEIRSKPPSSPEEPIRPTTKHKSWESRQLAAPIEPPAMFSMSVRVQNPPDVKYKRSISNPSSEATPLTIAPEAPAMRKLSDTFQHQPPRPFIMSVRMGGADGEGTPASLPPQQLMAKLSARPWQSKEEKDRQNKVALVRSQHAEPDPPSVKPEEVEIPPAEPVKLRPKTQAKEETSELLKVFARRSVKVRDSKDLTDAMANTTTTEANAEARNEMLSAGGSIPVSSRASPAAAADCVTKEDITTGPAEVIAQSVEKMDLSKEKIPTKKVPKPPVAIRTTIGQPPPSIDPPPPADRFLKSSGRVPPFFRPGAHESTLPNDNPFPSVRPFVPQLIIRLPTDDKSASDPSDKSSKSSSPTSPSQADPSVFEESSSVSDTNRIIESTSVTTDAEVVWKKHQTKPRPSDRFLSAHKFAAKTIDEEVKAATAIPPTRQSKVLDMVNNFQRLQVT from the exons ATGCGACTAGTTAACAAG atacacaacaacaacaacgccggGCACAGCGGTGGAGGAAGTGACCCGTCTCTGCTGAGCATCAACAGCTGCGAGCTGGACGAG GCGCCGTTCGTCAGTCTTCGCAATCAACAGCCACAAGCTCAGCCTCGGCCTCAACAACAGTCGGGCAAAGTTCTCCAGAAGGCCAGCggtagcaacaacaacaacaacactgcCACAGAGAGCGATG GTCGTCTGGATGCCGCCGATGACGGATTACTGGGCATGGCAGCTCCGTTGAATCACAGCGCTGCCCGGCACAAGATTGCCATCCGACCTAAAAGGAATCACGCTCCGGCTAGACCTCGTCAATTACCTCAG TTGGCCGAAGGACCGGTGGAAGACGATTTGGCATGGACTAGCCATCCGTCGGGGGAGATTGACCAGCAAGTTCAACATGTTCAACCGTCGGTACCGGAGCGCAAGAATCGCATTGGCCGACTCTTGCGATCCGAGCCAGTTTCCGCTGGAGCTTTCACTAAATTGCGTTCCGTCTCCCTGTCACGGACGGAAGACTCTGCCATCAAAGAGGCTCCCATTTACCCGGCTCCATCCAGTGCcgatcccagcagcagcagcagccacccaGCTAGTACTAAGCCGTCGGCTGGATCTTCGTCGGTCAAACTTGCCCGGAGCAAGTCTAGCGTCGAGAAGAAGATCCAGCACGAAGTGGCCGTCTTTTGGCGCCGTACCAAAGAGGGTAAACTCTTCCAGAAGAAAGAGACCCCCGACAAAGAAGGGCCAGCCAATGCTGATCAG GGTGGATCAAAAGggcagcagccgcagcagtTGCTGGAAGTGCCCGAAGCCAAACGTAAAGATTTGCGCAAGATCAAACGAGACAAGGAGGAAAAGCGGAAGAGGAGCGACGCCAGTGCCAACAAAGAGGAATCGTCACCGCCGTTCCTGTCCAGGATATTCGGATCGCGGAGGAGTAGCAGACGACTTCGAAAGAAGACGCCGCCACCAGCAGCTCCGCCGTCGCCTCCGCCAAAGAGCCGGACGCCATCGCCGGCTGTCCCGACGGAACCCGTTCCCGTTCCGCGATCCGCTTTCCGCCACGAAGAAGAGGATGACGAAGAAGAGATGGAGATCGATTGGCGGATCCCTCATCAGCCAGCGTACACCTACGCTCCTCCGCCGAGTCGATCGGCTATTCCGCAGACGAGCCGCTTGGTCGAGAAATGGGCAGAAACGGATTTCCATGCAGTGCGAGCGCCGATGGCTTCGCCCAAGGCCAGCCGGATGGAAGAATGTCTGAAAATGTCGCCCACTCCGACCCGTCATCATCGCATCCACATTGCGGGGCTGTCGCCTTATCAGCGCCGGGTGGCGCGGATCGGGAACGGGCTGGAAATATCAGACGACGAATGGGACAAGGAACCGGCCATTTCGCCCACTCGCTCCTACCATTTCCGACCGGAAGACAAAGATCCGGAACGACGATCGGGACTGTCGCTTAACTTGGAGAACTCGATGAAGAGCCTTCCGGTCAACATTAATCAGGAATTCACCTTGAAGAAGGCCTCGCCCACCGGTTGCCAGGTTCCTCCGCCGTTGTCTCCCATCGCCGGAGAAAACCTCCGGCGCTCCTTCGAGATCCTGAAATATTCCAACGAAGGATTGAAGAAGACGATCCACAGTTTCAGTCCGAAACGCATGAGCCAGTCGTCTGATCAACTCCACTTGTCGGACGGGAGTGCCGGCCAGCGCGAGTCGTCCGGAAGCCTCTCCAATTCGACCAGTAGTCTCAACATCTCGGATGCGGATGACACGGCCGAAACCAACGGCTCCTTGATTAGCCTCTCGGCCCAATCGACGGGAGAGAAGGACGTCAGGGATGACATTCTCATTGTCGACGATCATAAGGAGACGATCCATCATCAGGTTGTCGATTGGACGGAATCGAAACCCGCCGAGCAGGAGGATCAACTGGGTCCGGAATTATTGTGCAATGAGGAATCTATTGTCGTCGCCAACACTCTGGCGGATTCTTCGTCTAGTCATCCAGACATCATTCCGGAATCAGCTGGTGCCCAGCCGAGCCGGAAGACTTCAGTCACCCACCACAACAATATCACGGCCGGATCGAATGTCTATGAGACGGAAATCCGCTCCAAACCGCCATCATCGCCGGAAGAGCCAATCCGACCGACGACTAAACACAAGTCTTGGGAGAGTCGTCAGTTGGCGGCTCCTATTGAACCCCCCGCAATGTTCTCGATGTCGGTGCGGGTCCAGAATCCGCCGGATGTCAAATACAAGCGCAGCATAAGTAACCCGAGCAGCGAGGCAACTCCATTGACCATCGCTCCGGAAGCTCCAGCGATGAGGAAACTTTCGGACACGTTCCAGCATCAGCCGCCGAGACCTTTCATCATGTCTGTGCGGATGGGCGGGGCGGACGGCGAAGGGACTCCGGCGTCTCTCCCTCCGCAGCAGCTGATGGCCAAACTCTCTGCCCGCCCCTGGCAGAGCAAAGAGGAGAAGGATCGACAGAATAAAGTGGCGCTCGTTAGAAGTCAGCACGCGGAACCGGATCCTCCTTCCGTCAAACCGGAAGAAGTTGAAATTCCTCCAGCGGAGCCAGTCAAATTGCGCCCAAAGACACAGGCCAAGGAGGAAACTTCGGAGCTGTTGAAAGTTTTCGCCAGAAGATCGGTAAAAGTCAGAGACAGCAAGGATTTGACGGATGCGATGGcgaacacgacgacgacggaagcCAATGCTGAAGCCAGGAATGAAATGTTGAGCGCCGGAGGATCGATACCGGTCAGTAGTCGGGcgtcaccagcagcagcagcagattgcGTCACGAAGGAAGATATTACAACTGGACCTGCAGAAGTTATTGCCCAGTCAGTCGAAAAAATGGATCTCTCCAAGGAAAAGATTCCGACCAAGAAAGTTCCCAAACCTCCAGTAGCCATCCGGACGACGATCGGACAGCCGCCGCCTTCGATCGACCCCCCACCGCCAGCTGATCGATTCCTGAAATCTTCCGGCAGAGTGCCACCTTTCTTCCGCCCAGGAGCTCATGAATCCACTTTGCCCAATGACAACCCGTTTCCTAGCGTCCGTCCGTTTGTCCCGCAGCTCATCATCCGCCTTCCGACCGATGACAAAAGCGCTAGTGATCCATCGGACAAGAGCTCCAAGAGCTCCAGTCCTACTAGCCCGTCTCAGGCCGACCCGTCAGTTTTTGAAGAAAGTAGTAGTGTCAGCGACACTAATCGCATTATTGAATCCACTTCCGTCACGACCGATGCCGAAGTCGTGTGGAAGAAACATCAGACCAAACCGCGTCCATCCGACCGGTTCCTATCCGCTCACAAATTCGCTGCTAAAACCATCGATGAA GAGGTGAAGGCGGCGACTGCAATTCCACCCACCAGGCAATCCAAAGTGCTGGATATGGTCAACAACTTCCAGCGTTTGCAAGTGACGTGA
- the LOC124320230 gene encoding uncharacterized protein LOC124320230 isoform X2 gives MAGKGVTIAPEMKRKRFKPWENIRRMFQRKNSTASEHHHHQNLPAPSPPPKGQSSSTSRLSGVFGLAGGSSRSRSTSELLTTEPQPIPASCTINNRAATVAAAGSLGAGLSVSHDSVFGLDISPESDAYFTHHRNQPAAESLPSSASFQYMSELRAAIGGRHRSAEDDEGLPRSPVNATPTTAQVLVDYSSIHNNNNAGHSGGGSDPSLLSINSCELDEAPFVSLRNQQPQAQPRPQQQSGKVLQKASGSNNNNNTATESDGRLDAADDGLLGMAAPLNHSAARHKIAIRPKRNHAPARPRQLPQLAEGPVEDDLAWTSHPSGEIDQQVQHVQPSVPERKNRIGRLLRSEPVSAGAFTKLRSVSLSRTEDSAIKEAPIYPAPSSADPSSSSSHPASTKPSAGSSSVKLARSKSSVEKKIQHEVAVFWRRTKEGKLFQKKETPDKEGPANADQGGSKGQQPQQLLEVPEAKRKDLRKIKRDKEEKRKRSDASANKEESSPPFLSRIFGSRRSSRRLRKKTPPPAAPPSPPPKSRTPSPAVPTEPVPVPRSAFRHEEEDDEEEMEIDWRIPHQPAYTYAPPPSRSAIPQTSRLVEKWAETDFHAVRAPMASPKASRMEECLKMSPTPTRHHRIHIAGLSPYQRRVARIGNGLEISDDEWDKEPAISPTRSYHFRPEDKDPERRSGLSLNLENSMKSLPVNINQEFTLKKASPTGCQVPPPLSPIAGENLRRSFEILKYSNEGLKKTIHSFSPKRMSQSSDQLHLSDGSAGQRESSGSLSNSTSSLNISDADDTAETNGSLISLSAQSTGEKDVRDDILIVDDHKETIHHQVVDWTESKPAEQEDQLGPELLCNEESIVVANTLADSSSSHPDIIPESAGAQPSRKTSVTHHNNITAGSNVYETEIRSKPPSSPEEPIRPTTKHKSWESRQLAAPIEPPAMFSMSVRVQNPPDVKYKRSISNPSSEATPLTIAPEAPAMRKLSDTFQHQPPRPFIMSVRMGGADGEGTPASLPPQQLMAKLSARPWQSKEEKDRQNKVALVRSQHAEPDPPSVKPEEVEIPPAEPVKLRPKTQAKEETSELLKVFARRSVKVRDSKDLTDAMANTTTTEANAEARNEMLSAGGSIPVSSRASPAAAADCVTKEDITTGPAEVIAQSVEKMDLSKEKIPTKKVPKPPVAIRTTIGQPPPSIDPPPPADRFLKSSGRVPPFFRPGAHESTLPNDNPFPSVRPFVPQLIIRLPTDDKSASDPSDKSSKSSSPTSPSQADPSVFEESSSVSDTNRIIESTSVTTDAEVVWKKHQTKPRPSDRFLSAHKFAAKTIDEEVKAATAIPPTRQSKVLDMVNNFQRLQVT, from the exons ATGGCGGGCAAGGGTGTCACGATTGCGCCAG aaatgaaacgaaaacgTTTCAAGCCGTGGGAGAACATTCGGCGCATGTTCCAGCGCAAGAATTCGACAGCAAGCGAACACCACCATCATCAAAATCTTCCGGCGCCGTCGCCTCCgcccaaaggtcaaagttcttcCACTTCCAGACTCAGTGGCGTTTTCGGCCTGGCCGGCGGCTCGTCGCGCAGTCGCTCGACCAGCGAGTTACTAACAACCGAACCGCAACCCATTCCCGCAAG TTGCACGATCAACAACAGGGCGGCTACGGTGGCCGCCGCAGGATCCCTGGGCGCCGGTTTGAGTGTTTCACACGACTCGGTTTTCGGGTTGGACATCTCGCCGGAATCCGATGCCTATTTCACTCATCACCGGAACCAACCGGCCGCCGAAAGTCTTCCCTCATCCGCCTCATTTCAGTACATG AGCGAGTTGAGAGCAGCTATTGGTGGAAGACATCGCTCGGCCGAAGATGATGAAGGTCTACCTCGTTCGCCCGTCAATGCGACGCCGACGACGGCCCAGGTCCTTGTGGACTATTCATCG atacacaacaacaacaacgccggGCACAGCGGTGGAGGAAGTGACCCGTCTCTGCTGAGCATCAACAGCTGCGAGCTGGACGAG GCGCCGTTCGTCAGTCTTCGCAATCAACAGCCACAAGCTCAGCCTCGGCCTCAACAACAGTCGGGCAAAGTTCTCCAGAAGGCCAGCggtagcaacaacaacaacaacactgcCACAGAGAGCGATG GTCGTCTGGATGCCGCCGATGACGGATTACTGGGCATGGCAGCTCCGTTGAATCACAGCGCTGCCCGGCACAAGATTGCCATCCGACCTAAAAGGAATCACGCTCCGGCTAGACCTCGTCAATTACCTCAG TTGGCCGAAGGACCGGTGGAAGACGATTTGGCATGGACTAGCCATCCGTCGGGGGAGATTGACCAGCAAGTTCAACATGTTCAACCGTCGGTACCGGAGCGCAAGAATCGCATTGGCCGACTCTTGCGATCCGAGCCAGTTTCCGCTGGAGCTTTCACTAAATTGCGTTCCGTCTCCCTGTCACGGACGGAAGACTCTGCCATCAAAGAGGCTCCCATTTACCCGGCTCCATCCAGTGCcgatcccagcagcagcagcagccacccaGCTAGTACTAAGCCGTCGGCTGGATCTTCGTCGGTCAAACTTGCCCGGAGCAAGTCTAGCGTCGAGAAGAAGATCCAGCACGAAGTGGCCGTCTTTTGGCGCCGTACCAAAGAGGGTAAACTCTTCCAGAAGAAAGAGACCCCCGACAAAGAAGGGCCAGCCAATGCTGATCAG GGTGGATCAAAAGggcagcagccgcagcagtTGCTGGAAGTGCCCGAAGCCAAACGTAAAGATTTGCGCAAGATCAAACGAGACAAGGAGGAAAAGCGGAAGAGGAGCGACGCCAGTGCCAACAAAGAGGAATCGTCACCGCCGTTCCTGTCCAGGATATTCGGATCGCGGAGGAGTAGCAGACGACTTCGAAAGAAGACGCCGCCACCAGCAGCTCCGCCGTCGCCTCCGCCAAAGAGCCGGACGCCATCGCCGGCTGTCCCGACGGAACCCGTTCCCGTTCCGCGATCCGCTTTCCGCCACGAAGAAGAGGATGACGAAGAAGAGATGGAGATCGATTGGCGGATCCCTCATCAGCCAGCGTACACCTACGCTCCTCCGCCGAGTCGATCGGCTATTCCGCAGACGAGCCGCTTGGTCGAGAAATGGGCAGAAACGGATTTCCATGCAGTGCGAGCGCCGATGGCTTCGCCCAAGGCCAGCCGGATGGAAGAATGTCTGAAAATGTCGCCCACTCCGACCCGTCATCATCGCATCCACATTGCGGGGCTGTCGCCTTATCAGCGCCGGGTGGCGCGGATCGGGAACGGGCTGGAAATATCAGACGACGAATGGGACAAGGAACCGGCCATTTCGCCCACTCGCTCCTACCATTTCCGACCGGAAGACAAAGATCCGGAACGACGATCGGGACTGTCGCTTAACTTGGAGAACTCGATGAAGAGCCTTCCGGTCAACATTAATCAGGAATTCACCTTGAAGAAGGCCTCGCCCACCGGTTGCCAGGTTCCTCCGCCGTTGTCTCCCATCGCCGGAGAAAACCTCCGGCGCTCCTTCGAGATCCTGAAATATTCCAACGAAGGATTGAAGAAGACGATCCACAGTTTCAGTCCGAAACGCATGAGCCAGTCGTCTGATCAACTCCACTTGTCGGACGGGAGTGCCGGCCAGCGCGAGTCGTCCGGAAGCCTCTCCAATTCGACCAGTAGTCTCAACATCTCGGATGCGGATGACACGGCCGAAACCAACGGCTCCTTGATTAGCCTCTCGGCCCAATCGACGGGAGAGAAGGACGTCAGGGATGACATTCTCATTGTCGACGATCATAAGGAGACGATCCATCATCAGGTTGTCGATTGGACGGAATCGAAACCCGCCGAGCAGGAGGATCAACTGGGTCCGGAATTATTGTGCAATGAGGAATCTATTGTCGTCGCCAACACTCTGGCGGATTCTTCGTCTAGTCATCCAGACATCATTCCGGAATCAGCTGGTGCCCAGCCGAGCCGGAAGACTTCAGTCACCCACCACAACAATATCACGGCCGGATCGAATGTCTATGAGACGGAAATCCGCTCCAAACCGCCATCATCGCCGGAAGAGCCAATCCGACCGACGACTAAACACAAGTCTTGGGAGAGTCGTCAGTTGGCGGCTCCTATTGAACCCCCCGCAATGTTCTCGATGTCGGTGCGGGTCCAGAATCCGCCGGATGTCAAATACAAGCGCAGCATAAGTAACCCGAGCAGCGAGGCAACTCCATTGACCATCGCTCCGGAAGCTCCAGCGATGAGGAAACTTTCGGACACGTTCCAGCATCAGCCGCCGAGACCTTTCATCATGTCTGTGCGGATGGGCGGGGCGGACGGCGAAGGGACTCCGGCGTCTCTCCCTCCGCAGCAGCTGATGGCCAAACTCTCTGCCCGCCCCTGGCAGAGCAAAGAGGAGAAGGATCGACAGAATAAAGTGGCGCTCGTTAGAAGTCAGCACGCGGAACCGGATCCTCCTTCCGTCAAACCGGAAGAAGTTGAAATTCCTCCAGCGGAGCCAGTCAAATTGCGCCCAAAGACACAGGCCAAGGAGGAAACTTCGGAGCTGTTGAAAGTTTTCGCCAGAAGATCGGTAAAAGTCAGAGACAGCAAGGATTTGACGGATGCGATGGcgaacacgacgacgacggaagcCAATGCTGAAGCCAGGAATGAAATGTTGAGCGCCGGAGGATCGATACCGGTCAGTAGTCGGGcgtcaccagcagcagcagcagattgcGTCACGAAGGAAGATATTACAACTGGACCTGCAGAAGTTATTGCCCAGTCAGTCGAAAAAATGGATCTCTCCAAGGAAAAGATTCCGACCAAGAAAGTTCCCAAACCTCCAGTAGCCATCCGGACGACGATCGGACAGCCGCCGCCTTCGATCGACCCCCCACCGCCAGCTGATCGATTCCTGAAATCTTCCGGCAGAGTGCCACCTTTCTTCCGCCCAGGAGCTCATGAATCCACTTTGCCCAATGACAACCCGTTTCCTAGCGTCCGTCCGTTTGTCCCGCAGCTCATCATCCGCCTTCCGACCGATGACAAAAGCGCTAGTGATCCATCGGACAAGAGCTCCAAGAGCTCCAGTCCTACTAGCCCGTCTCAGGCCGACCCGTCAGTTTTTGAAGAAAGTAGTAGTGTCAGCGACACTAATCGCATTATTGAATCCACTTCCGTCACGACCGATGCCGAAGTCGTGTGGAAGAAACATCAGACCAAACCGCGTCCATCCGACCGGTTCCTATCCGCTCACAAATTCGCTGCTAAAACCATCGATGAA GAGGTGAAGGCGGCGACTGCAATTCCACCCACCAGGCAATCCAAAGTGCTGGATATGGTCAACAACTTCCAGCGTTTGCAAGTGACGTGA